The Rhodococcus opacus B4 genome includes the window CGCTGCGGGTCGCCACGCAGCACCCGGAGCGTGTCGGGCGGCTGGCGCTCATGGGCAGTGCGGGTGTTTCCTTCCCGCTCACCGATGGCCTCGATGCGGCATGGGGTTACCAGCCATCGATTGAGAACATGCGTCGACTGCTCGACATCTTCGCGTACTCGCGCGAGCTCGTGACCGACGAGCTGGCCGAAGTGCGGTACCGCGCGAGCATCGAACCGGGCATTCAGGAGGCATTTTCCACGATGTTTCCCGAACCGCGGCAGAACGGCGTGGATGCACTGGTCACTCCCGAGGAGGACCTGGCACGCCTGCCTCATGAAACGCTCGTCATTCACGGCCGCGAGGACCGCGTCGTACCACTGTCGAGCTCCATTCGACTCATGGAAGTCATCCCCAAGGCCCAGCTACACGTCTTCGGCCGCTCTGGACACTGGACACAGATCGAATGGGCCGAGAAGTTCAACCAGCTACTCAACGACTTCCTCGCCAACTAGCCCAATATCGCATGCCTTGGGTTGCGTGTTCCCGTTCATTCCCGGCCCCCGGGGAGTGCGTGGGCTAGTACTGCAACGGCACTTATGGCAGGTGACCGCGGGTTCGATAGTGGGAGGTGCGGGCCTGGTGTTGTCGGCGTCTCCGCCAGTGTGACCAGGACCAGGTGTGCTCGTCGGGGTGGGCGTGTCGCAGGATCAGATACACGAGTAGGCGGCGGATCTCGGGTACCGTGTAGCCGATCATGTCCTGATCATCGGTTCCGATTCCCCTTTTATGGCTTCGGTTTTCGTGCCTGCGAGCCAGGCGAGGGCGAGCATCGACAGGGTGATGTGGGCGTACCAGGCCCGGTAGGTGCGTACCTAGACTGGTCGAGGCCGGCCTCGTTCTTGGCCTGTTGGAAGCATTCCTCGACCCGCCACCGCGAGCCGGCGACGGTGGCGAGTTCGGTGAGCGTGGTGCGGCGGGGTCCGGCGCAGATGTAGTACGCGATCTCGGTCGGATCCGACAGTGATCGGCGGGCGAGCAACCAGTGCCCGCGCCCGGGTGCCCAGGCGATCCGGATCGGGATCCGGACCCAGGAGTACTCGCGTCGGCCGTGGGCGCCGTCGCCGGCGGAGATGCGGCGCCACTGTTTCGGCGGGATCGCGGCGATCATCTCGTCGGCGCGGCCGGCGCGGCCATCCGGGGTGAACACGTCGCCGCCCAGGCGGGTGGCCAGCACGTAGGAAATGTCGCGTTCCTCGAGCCAGACCCGCAGGTACTTCACCTGCCCGTAGGCTTCGTCGGCGGTGGCCCAGGAGAATGGGACCTGTGCGTCGAGGGCGCGTTCGATCATGTGCTGCGCCAGAACGGGTTTGGTCGCGAACTTCACCTCGTCGCCGATCCCGGCGGCGCGGCACCGGTCCCGGTCGGAGGTCCAGGACTCGGGGAGGTAGAGCTCCCGGTCGATGAGCGCGTGCCCGGCGCCGGACGCGTAGGCGAGGAACACCCCGATCTGACAATTCTCCACGCGCCCGATCCTCGCGATGAGCGGAGGCGAACTGGCGGCGCGCGTATACGAGCTAGCTGCTGCCCCAGACCCTCGCAACGAATCAACCCCCGCCGTCATTGCAAGACATGCCGACGCTCTGGAAACGTATCTGCGACTGACCCTCTCCGAGTATGGATCCAAGAATCGCCTATTCATCCTCTTCGAGGACATCAAGCAACCACAACCGCGGCGCTACGCACAGGCGATGGTTCGTGCAATCGCCACCGCGTTCGACCACTGGGAACTCGACGACAACCTCGTCGAATCCATCCAGGTGCTAACCGGGGCACGCGCACCCCGTCCCGGTGCAGTCCACGACGACCACACTACCCAGACTGCGCACCAACAGACCATCGATATCGCACTCGATGCAGCGTGGGCCACAGCCACCATCGAACTCGCCCGAGTTTTACGCGCATCGTCGGCCCGCGACACCCTCATGCACATCGGCCGGGCCAGAACCGCTCTGGCGCCAATCACGGGTAACGAGGATGCGATCGATGCCATCGTTCTCGACTCGACGCTGAAGATCCTCAGTGACTTCCTTACTGGTGTTACCGAGTCCAGCACCGGCGAGTGGCCGATCGAACCTTCTGCGGTCGCTGAACTGGAACATCTCGTGACGCGCTACCGAATCGGTGCACACGGGCTCCACCACTGGGTGGGAGACCGCAAACAAAGTGTCCTCACCGGGTGGGGGCGCCTCGCCCAAGATCTGCTGTTCCTGCGAACCCACCTTGAACGCGCAAGCATCTACCGCGCAGCCGTCGTGCTCGACGACATCCTCGACATCTACACCGCCTCTCGGGCGGTCGAAGTCGTCGCCCGCGAATCCGATCTCGACGGTGTGCGGAGAATGCTTCAGCCGCCGATCGTCGGCAGCTTCGCTGCCCGCGCTGGATTACTCCGCAATCTCGAAGACCACGTCGATGAACTGCAAAAGTGCGTCGACAACCCGCAATCGAATAGCCACGGGCGGGCGGGGGAGGTTCTTCCTGTCGCGCGGATTGTCTTAGAAGCGGCCCGCGACCAGGTCGCGAAGCATGAGCCGCCGGGAAAAACTGTTGGGGCGTCGGCGCCGCTTCCGCCCCCGCTCGCTGACCTGTTCGGCGGCGGAAACGTGCCCAACGCTATCGCCGAACTCGATCCCGAAATCCTAAAGACCCTTGCGATCGGAATCACCGACGCGCGAGACTCCCGGGGCCCCTTCCAACATGTAGCCATCTCCGCGGTATGCGAGAGGATCAAAGACAACCTCAGCGCTAGCCCGGACTACAAGGGCGATATCAAGGACAAGGTCGACTACGTCCTCGAACTCCTCGTCCGATTTCTACACTCGCGCATCAACATCGAGAAAAAGTACAAACCCTACCTTTACAAGCCAAACGCGAGTGAAAACGACTTACACCTGGACCTGTTCGACTATCTCGTGGGTAGTGGTCTGGCCGGATTCGCCCAAATCGAACTAACGAATGTTGCCGGCGGTCGAGCCGATATTCAAGTCGGCTTCGGCGCCTTCCACATCTACCTAGAACTAAAGGCAGACGCGACCAAAGCACGACAGGCCGCCAAGACCGCCTACATACAGCAAACAGTCTCCTATCAAGGCGGCGACATTCGTATAGGATTCCTCATAATCCTCCGCCTCGGTGACGGCAAGGGCGCACCTCCACACCTCAGCGACCTGGTCACACACACCACCACGACAATCGCTGGAAGCGCCCACCCTCGCCACGTTGTCATCGTGGAACTGCCCGGAAACCGCACGGTTCCCTCAAACATGAAATAGAGCGACGACATCCGAATAACTTTCGGGCTCAACGCCGCGCGGCACGGCCGCGCGTTCGGAGCTCGGCCACGCCGAGGTCGTTTACCATCCCCGCGGAATCGGTGTGGCAGGCCACCTCGACGGTGCTGGCGGTCCTGGGGACCTACCCGTGGCGGTTGCGGTCGCTGCGGGTGCTTACCACCGCCGATTTCGACCGCCTCACCGACGCCTTGGACCTCCCGCCGCTCGGGGAGATCTTGACCGCCGACGAGATCGCGCGGTTCGTGGTTCGGGTCGCGTACCCCACGTGTCCGGTGGTGCTGGTGGACGAGGAGCTGGCCCTGATCGCCCCGGCGCGGGCCTACGGTGATTGGCTCGGCGCGCTGGGCCTGCCGGATCTGGCGGGGAAGGCCCGCACGCGCCTGCCCCGAAACGACCGGATTCGGCGCGCGCACCGGCCGCGGCGACAGGAGACCGCCCCAGTACGGTTCCCCGCCGCCTGCCCCGCTGTCCCCAGGGATGCTCAGCTACGCCTCTTCTGTGGGGGAGGAATCGTCTCGGGCGTCCTCGACGCGGGTTGATTCGATCGACAACTGTGCGCGGCTGAGTTGAGCGAACGCATCGGTGCGGTCGTCGGTGAAGAGTGAATTGATTATTTCGGGGCTGAGCGAGACCCCATCCTCGATGAGTTGCTTGGTGACGTGGGCGCGTATCAGCTTCCGAGTCTGGATTTGGTCTTCGTAGTCATCGTTTGAAAGGCGCTTTCGGCGCCGGTCTTGTTTCCAATCGCGGATCAGTACAAGGATCCGGTAGAGAATTTCGCCAGCGGGTCGTATGCCTGCAGCGCTGATGGCGGTGAGTACTGCGTCGAGGGGGTTGGCATAAGTGAGGCTGGTGACGTATATCTCCCCGTCGGAGGCCCAGCCTCGTTCGTTGATGATTCGACTTATCTCTGCCTCGACGGCATTCCTGGCAAGATCCTGTAACGGACCTAGGCTTAGGAAGTAAACCTCTCTTTCGATGTCGGCGAGATTCTTCCATCCGCTGGGAGGGTTGAACCTCTTGTCGACCATCAGTCGATACCACAAATCTTCTGAGTTGAACCTATAGAGCATGTTTGCGCGCGTGATCTGTTTCTCCAGGTCAGTGCTCAGCGCGCAAATGGTGTTGAGATCGGATAGGGCCGCGCTGAGGATCTGGATGGGAGCATTCGGTCCCAGGTTTATCGACACAGCGATTCGTGTGGACATCTGACGAACGTACTTCGGTCAGGTGTCAGGTGGGCCCTGGATGGCACCGATACCTGGGTGATCGATCTCGCCGTTGACGGAGACGGGCTGGTCTGGAGCTTAAATCATGCCCGCAACGTCGAGGTGGGAGGGCGAGAACCATGCCTGCCCCCGACCCCCGGGTGCTGGCTGTTTCGGGTGGTCCGGGCGGCGGGTTCGCAGTCCTCGAGCGGTCCATGCCGTCGAAGAAGCCAGTGGTGGTGCACTCGCCTTCAGGCCATCCTTTGCGCGCATCGATCACCGCGCATTCCTATCACTGAACTGGGCAGATGAAACGTCCCTGTGACGTCCGAAGGGCCACGCCCACAACGCGATACTGTCCACACAACGTCCGCCGACGAGATCGCCCGGTTCGTGGCGCGGGTCGCGTATCCCACCAGTCCGGTGGTGCTGGTGGACGAGGAATTCGCCCTGGCCGCCCTGGCGCGGGCCTACGGTGATTGGCTCGATGCGCTCGGCCTGCCGGACCTGGCGGAGAAGGCCCGCACGCTTCTGCCGGAGACCGCCGGCGGCCGCGCCGCGGCCGGACACCGCCCCTGATTCCGGGCCCGGCGCGTAGCGCCCACCTCGGTTCGGTTCCCGGTCGCCGGCACCTGGGGGGTGAGGGGGTGCGGGGTATGACATTGCGGCTGCCGACCACCCTCGCCACCGACTCGGACGCCGCGGCGATCGAGGCACTGACGAAGTATTACGACCGCCCGTACCTGGGCGACGACGCCTACGTCGGCGCGCACTTCGACTCCTGGTCCAGCACCGGTAATCGGGCCGGGGAGGCGGACCGGTTCACCGCGGACGACCTGGTCGCGGTGACGTTCCTGTCCGTGCAGGTCCCCCCGAAAGCGGCGCGGACGATCCTCGACACCCAGTCCGAGGCGCTGAACGCCTTTCTGACGGCGATAGGCCCGGACCGGGACCTGGTTCGACGAACCGGAACCGCTGACCCCGGGATGGCCCGCCTGGGACCTGGAAACGGCCCTGTGGGCGCTGCCGGGGATTGGACGAAGGAAGGCGACGAAGTTGATCGCCCGCAAACGTCCCCGGCTGTATCCGATCTGGGACTCACGGAGAAGTCCGCCAGCTCGCGGGTCTCCTCACCTTGGAATGGGCGGATCGGGATCCGCCCCTTGATGCATTGATCGACCTGTGCAAGGCATTGGTGCCGGTGCCGCCGCTGACGGGGAAGGTCAAGGGCGGCACCGGTTCCCTAGGAGGCGTGTCCGAACGACTCGGGTGGGGTCAGGCCCCAGGGGCTGAACGCCTTCGGGAAGTTGTCCCACATTCCGGGCGCACCGGGGCGCACCCGGGGCATTTCCGCGGACAGTTCGTAACGGTTACCCGCGACCCAGAAATATGTGTAGAGGTTGGCGCCCACACCGTGACGGCCGGGTCCGGTCTCGATCGGCACACCGTGCCGTGCGAGTTCGTCAGCGGCCACCTTGAGGTGGTCGAAGGACTCCATTCCCAGGGCATAGTGGTGCAGCGACTTTCCGGGCTCGGGTGTGGAGATGATTGCCACGTCGTGGTGCAGGTCGCTGGCGCGGAGCCAGGCAGCACCCATCACGCCGGGTGCGGGAGCGAAGATGTCGGAGATCTGGAAGTCCAGGATGTCGACCATGAACTCGACCAGTGGTTTCGGGTCCTGCGCCTGGAGTGTGATGTGGTCGAAGTCCAGTGCCCGGATCCCGCCGCGATGGGCGGCTCGCGCCGGATGAATGTACTGCGGCCCCTCGGCGTCGGTGAGCAGTGACAGCTCCATCACGTGGCCGGTCGGCGTCCGGAACTGCAAGGACTGGCTCACGCCGGGATCCTCGTCGCTGCGGGTGCTGTGTTCGACGCCGGCGTTGGCGAGGCGTTTGCCGTAGTGCTCGAGGTCGTCGTGCGAGTCCACCCTGAGGGCGAACCGGCGAACGCCGGTGCCACCCGAGGTCAGTACCAGGTCGCACCTTTCGTCGACGCCCGCGGTGAGCCGGACGGAACCGTCGGACCGGCCGAGTTCCTTCATGCCGAGCACGTCGACGTGAAGGCCGACCGCTTCTTCGAGGTCGCCTACGGCGAGTTCGGCGTGGGACACCTGTGAGATTCCCATGATTGGATCAACTCCTGTCAATGTTGTCGTGGTAGGCGATATTTCCGGCGCTCTCCCGCCGATTGATGCCGAGGCTGTCGAGCATCCGCGAGTTCTCTACGAGGATCATTCGGACGTTCGTCGTGCCGTCGTTGTAGTGCCGGTGCCAGACCCATGGCGGGGTGTAGACGAAGTCCCCTGCCGTCCAGCGCAGGGTCTTCCCGCCGATCTCGGAGTAGCCGCTGCCGTCAACGACGCAGTGCACGGATTCGTGCAAGTGCCGCTGAAGGTCGGTCGCCGTTCCGGCCGGAATCTCCTGGAGGTAGAACTCCATGGACTTCGCCGGCACGTCCGCGAGTACCCCGACCCGGCTGGGGTTGCCGGTGATCTCCTCCTCGAGCCAGCGCGCGCTGTCCGGGCCGGTGACCAGGCCGTCCGGCAGCGAACGCTCCGGGTCGAAATCCTTCATGTCGTGCAGCTTTTCCATCCACACGTCGAAATTCGTCATTCTTTCCGCCTTAGATCGAGGTCATTCCGCCATCGACGACGTGCGTCGACCCGGTCTGGAAGCTGGCGCGCTCCGAGCAGAGATAGGCCACGAGCTCACCGATCTCCTCCGGCCGCCCCCAGCGGCCGACGGGGAGCTCGGCGGCGAGCTGCCGCCGCTCCGTTTCCTCCACTGAGGTACCCGCCGACGTGGCGGCCGCCGCCACCAATGCCCTCCGCCGCGTGGTATCGACGTGCGCCGGGGCGATGACGTGGGTAGTGATCCCGTTCGGCGCAACCTCACCCGCGAGGGACCGAGCCAGCGCCGCCACGCCGGCACGCATCACGTTGGACGTGTGCAGGCGGGGCAGTGGCCGCACCACACCAACCGAGGTGAGGTAGATCAGCCGACCCCACTCCGAGGCCAACATGCCCGGCAGGACCGCGTTGGTCAGCGAGATGGCACTGTCGAGGATCAACCGGTAGGCCGACTCCCAGTCCGCTTGTG containing:
- a CDS encoding alpha/beta fold hydrolase, whose product is MSTEVPPEDNSIVANGIRTNYLEAGSGPPVVLIHGSGPGVTAYANWRLTIPALAERFRVLAPDMVGFGGTERPPGVVYDLKTWADQVVGFLDAHGIERASLVGNSFGGAIALRVATQHPERVGRLALMGSAGVSFPLTDGLDAAWGYQPSIENMRRLLDIFAYSRELVTDELAEVRYRASIEPGIQEAFSTMFPEPRQNGVDALVTPEEDLARLPHETLVIHGREDRVVPLSSSIRLMEVIPKAQLHVFGRSGHWTQIEWAEKFNQLLNDFLAN
- a CDS encoding VOC family protein — encoded protein: MGISQVSHAELAVGDLEEAVGLHVDVLGMKELGRSDGSVRLTAGVDERCDLVLTSGGTGVRRFALRVDSHDDLEHYGKRLANAGVEHSTRSDEDPGVSQSLQFRTPTGHVMELSLLTDAEGPQYIHPARAAHRGGIRALDFDHITLQAQDPKPLVEFMVDILDFQISDIFAPAPGVMGAAWLRASDLHHDVAIISTPEPGKSLHHYALGMESFDHLKVAADELARHGVPIETGPGRHGVGANLYTYFWVAGNRYELSAEMPRVRPGAPGMWDNFPKAFSPWGLTPPESFGHAS
- a CDS encoding cupin domain-containing protein — translated: MTNFDVWMEKLHDMKDFDPERSLPDGLVTGPDSARWLEEEITGNPSRVGVLADVPAKSMEFYLQEIPAGTATDLQRHLHESVHCVVDGSGYSEIGGKTLRWTAGDFVYTPPWVWHRHYNDGTTNVRMILVENSRMLDSLGINRRESAGNIAYHDNIDRS
- a CDS encoding SDR family oxidoreductase, producing MTVTGKRALVTAGSSGIGAAVAASLRAGGAEVFITGTRPHTADVARDLGAAGWAIADFTMPGAATGAVRSALDTLGGVDILVSNTGGSRAAPATELAQADWESAYRLILDSAISLTNAVLPGMLASEWGRLIYLTSVGVVRPLPRLHTSNVMRAGVAALARSLAGEVAPNGITTHVIAPAHVDTTRRRALVAAAATSAGTSVEETERRQLAAELPVGRWGRPEEIGELVAYLCSERASFQTGSTHVVDGGMTSI